In Streptomyces longhuiensis, the following proteins share a genomic window:
- a CDS encoding acetoacetate decarboxylase family protein gives MASVRGYFHPKTATGDASLIPSPPWHYSGDLLTVEYRTDPARVRELLPEPLELADEDPGAVALIWADWQSCAADGSQLLDPVLAQYKEAFAVVRCRYKGRTYSRCVYIWVDKDFAVARGLHQGYPKKLGSIHQTRPHPYGPAPRIEAGARFGATLAAADRRLAQAVVTLREPSETNGFVNSHPMAHHRWLPSIEKGKGLALDELIETGAASFEAGQAWVGDAELELFEAPTEELARLEIREPIAAYHRQVGVVWDGGTLLESGTSGAE, from the coding sequence ATGGCCAGCGTCCGTGGATACTTCCACCCCAAGACGGCGACCGGCGACGCCTCGCTGATCCCCTCCCCGCCGTGGCACTACTCCGGCGACCTGCTCACCGTCGAGTACCGCACCGACCCCGCCCGGGTGCGCGAACTCCTTCCCGAACCACTGGAGTTGGCCGATGAGGACCCCGGCGCCGTCGCGCTGATCTGGGCCGACTGGCAGTCCTGCGCCGCGGACGGGAGCCAACTGCTCGACCCCGTGCTCGCCCAGTACAAGGAGGCCTTCGCGGTCGTGCGCTGCCGGTACAAGGGGCGCACCTACTCGCGGTGCGTGTACATCTGGGTCGACAAGGACTTCGCCGTCGCGCGCGGCCTGCACCAGGGCTACCCGAAGAAGCTCGGCTCCATCCACCAGACCCGCCCGCACCCGTACGGCCCCGCGCCGCGCATCGAAGCCGGCGCCCGCTTCGGCGCGACCCTCGCCGCGGCCGACCGCCGCCTGGCCCAGGCCGTGGTCACCCTGCGCGAACCGTCCGAGACCAACGGCTTCGTCAACAGCCACCCGATGGCCCACCACCGCTGGCTGCCCTCCATCGAGAAGGGCAAGGGGCTGGCTCTCGACGAGCTGATCGAGACCGGCGCCGCGTCCTTCGAGGCCGGTCAGGCGTGGGTCGGTGACGCGGAGCTGGAGCTGTTCGAAGCGCCCACCGAGGAGCTGGCCCGACTGGAGATCAGGGAGCCGATCGCCGCCTACCACCGGCAGGTCGGCGTCGTGTGGGACGGCGGCACGCTGCTCGAGTCCGGCACCTCCGGAGCCGAGTGA
- a CDS encoding NAD(P)/FAD-dependent oxidoreductase codes for MAETAHVPRSPGRVVVAGASMGGLRAAEQLRAAGWTGAITVIGDEPHMPYNRPPLSKDVLAGTASFESLAFTPRASAADVEWRLGTTVTSARLDERVVGLDDGTELAFDGLVVATGMRPRKLRCDGPSGPGSGRHTVRTLADARGLRDELTRPGVRVVVIGAGFIGCEVAATAKGLGVGEVTVVDPEPLPMLRPLGELLARSLHRRHEERGVRFALGAGVAGFEGEDRVTGVVLTDGTVLAADVVVESVGSVANTEWLDGNGLDLSDGVLTDEQLRVGGHPNVVAVGDVARFPNARYDGVPRRVEHWSIPTDSAKHAAKSLVAHLAGSVAQPAPFAPLPTFWSDQHEFRLQSFGAPALGIADVRVLDGHPEGDVLVGYHRDDRLVGVVALGGPAATTGAARYRAQLLARPALIS; via the coding sequence ATGGCCGAGACGGCTCACGTCCCCCGGAGCCCGGGGCGCGTCGTCGTGGCCGGTGCCTCGATGGGCGGCCTGCGCGCCGCCGAACAGCTGCGCGCCGCCGGCTGGACGGGCGCGATCACGGTCATCGGCGACGAGCCCCATATGCCGTACAACCGGCCGCCGCTGAGCAAGGACGTGCTCGCCGGGACCGCATCCTTCGAGTCCCTCGCGTTCACGCCCCGAGCGAGTGCGGCGGACGTCGAGTGGCGACTGGGCACGACCGTCACCTCCGCCCGCCTCGACGAACGCGTCGTCGGACTCGACGACGGTACGGAGCTCGCCTTCGACGGCCTGGTCGTCGCCACCGGCATGCGGCCGCGCAAGCTGCGCTGCGACGGCCCTTCGGGTCCCGGCAGCGGCCGGCACACCGTGCGCACCCTCGCCGACGCCCGGGGCCTGCGTGACGAACTGACCCGGCCGGGCGTCCGTGTGGTCGTCATCGGCGCGGGCTTCATCGGCTGCGAGGTCGCCGCCACCGCCAAGGGCCTGGGCGTCGGCGAGGTGACGGTGGTCGACCCCGAGCCGTTGCCGATGCTGCGCCCGCTCGGCGAACTCCTGGCCCGCTCGCTGCACCGGCGCCACGAGGAACGCGGCGTGCGCTTCGCCCTCGGCGCAGGTGTCGCGGGCTTCGAGGGCGAGGACCGGGTGACCGGTGTCGTCCTCACCGACGGGACGGTGCTCGCGGCCGATGTGGTCGTGGAGTCCGTCGGCTCGGTCGCCAACACCGAATGGCTGGACGGCAACGGCCTGGATCTGTCCGACGGGGTCCTGACCGACGAGCAGCTGCGCGTCGGCGGCCACCCGAACGTCGTCGCCGTCGGCGACGTCGCCCGCTTCCCCAACGCCCGCTACGACGGCGTGCCCCGCCGCGTCGAGCACTGGTCGATCCCCACCGACTCCGCCAAGCACGCCGCGAAGAGCCTCGTGGCCCACCTCGCCGGCAGCGTGGCACAACCCGCGCCGTTCGCCCCGCTGCCCACCTTCTGGAGCGACCAGCACGAGTTCCGGCTGCAGTCCTTCGGCGCACCCGCCCTCGGCATCGCCGACGTGCGCGTCCTGGACGGCCACCCGGAAGGTGACGTCCTCGTCGGCTACCACCGCGACGACCGGCTCGTCGGGGTGGTGGCGCTCGGCGGCCCCGCCGCCACCACCGGCGCCGCCCGCTACCGCGCCCAGCTCCTCGCGCGGCCCGCCCTCATCTCGTAA
- a CDS encoding ferredoxin: MKVVVDMNKCQDHGQCVFSAPDVFQLDDTGRLAYVSDPDDALRDEVEEAADVCPLQAIRIEA, translated from the coding sequence ATGAAGGTCGTCGTCGACATGAACAAGTGCCAGGACCACGGACAGTGCGTCTTCTCGGCCCCCGACGTCTTCCAGCTGGACGACACCGGGCGCCTCGCCTACGTCAGCGACCCCGACGACGCGCTGCGCGACGAGGTCGAGGAAGCCGCAGACGTCTGTCCGCTGCAGGCCATCCGGATCGAGGCCTGA
- a CDS encoding S66 family peptidase → MSVRYPRPLRPGDRIGVTSPSSGVSKEMSARLQLAVREVQDRGYEVVVGRCMDGARHVSASAADRAGELMAMLTDPTIRAVVPPWGGETAIDLIPHLDWDRLREAEPTWFVGFSDISSLITPLTLLTGTATVHGNNFMDTPYRVPEGLLTWLDIVAAPPGHRFTQTPPGRHRSGGFDDFAVYPDVREYTLNGRGTWTRLDGSGDVDAEGRLLGGCIETLCDLAGTPYLDASAFARDESPDGLLIYVEAAEDNAFTICRNLHGIRLAGLFDHANAILVGRTNAPDRRTLTQHEAVLDALGSLNVPIVADVECGHVPPYMPIVNGALGRLVHTSTRSELTQTLA, encoded by the coding sequence ATGTCCGTCCGATACCCGCGCCCCCTGCGTCCTGGTGACCGTATCGGTGTCACCTCTCCGTCGAGTGGTGTGTCGAAGGAGATGAGTGCGCGCCTTCAGCTCGCTGTCCGTGAGGTGCAGGACCGTGGGTACGAGGTGGTGGTCGGGCGGTGCATGGACGGGGCCCGGCATGTCAGTGCCTCGGCCGCCGATCGTGCGGGCGAGTTGATGGCGATGCTGACCGATCCCACCATCAGGGCGGTCGTGCCGCCGTGGGGCGGGGAGACGGCGATCGATCTGATCCCGCACCTCGACTGGGACCGGCTGCGCGAGGCCGAGCCCACCTGGTTCGTCGGGTTCTCCGACATCTCGAGCCTCATCACCCCGCTGACCCTGCTCACCGGCACCGCGACCGTCCACGGCAACAACTTCATGGACACGCCCTATCGCGTACCCGAGGGCCTGCTGACGTGGCTCGACATCGTCGCCGCTCCCCCCGGGCACCGCTTCACGCAGACTCCGCCCGGCCGCCACCGTTCCGGCGGCTTCGACGACTTCGCCGTCTACCCGGACGTCCGCGAGTACACGCTGAACGGCCGGGGCACCTGGACCCGGCTCGACGGCAGCGGTGACGTGGATGCCGAGGGGCGGCTGCTCGGCGGCTGCATCGAGACGCTGTGCGATCTCGCGGGAACCCCCTACCTCGACGCATCGGCCTTCGCCCGCGACGAGTCCCCCGACGGACTCCTCATCTACGTCGAGGCGGCCGAGGACAACGCCTTCACCATCTGTCGGAACCTGCACGGCATAAGGCTCGCCGGGCTCTTCGACCACGCGAACGCGATCCTCGTCGGCCGGACCAACGCACCGGACCGCCGCACCCTCACCCAGCACGAGGCCGTGCTCGACGCGCTCGGCTCCCTGAACGTGCCGATCGTCGCCGACGTGGAATGCGGCCATGTCCCGCCGTACATGCCCATCGTCAACGGCGCGCTCGGCCGTCTCGTTCACACGTCGACCCGCAGCGAACTCACGCAGACATTGGCCTGA
- a CDS encoding cytochrome P450, with product MTNPTDAIAPTEPMPLADVDLADLDNFTDGVTPWRMFHTLRHEDPVHWQPEEAPNSGFWAVTRHEDIARVDRDAETFTSTKFVNLEEVDDDQIKKRASILELDGVRHRAMRSLLQRQFGASVINSYTDFLRGLTAKTLDTALAKGSFDFVQEVSADFPINVLARLLDVPPEDNQQLIDWGNRIIGNTDPDYADVLLGSEESEKYRDLPFRSPASLEVFEYGRELARQRRGGHGTDLVSKLVNETPRDGLPLSGQDFDNYFLLLVVAGNETTRHTITHSMLALLQHPEQLARLQEDPSLIPTAVEEFLRWASPVYHFRRTATRDVELGGKQVKEGDKVVMWYASGNRDEKVFGNPYNFDVARTDNDHVTFGKGSPHLCLGNLLARTEIRIMFEELIPRLAGIRLTGDVPRVRSNFVNGIKKLPVEVTLA from the coding sequence ATGACGAACCCGACCGACGCCATCGCCCCGACCGAACCCATGCCGCTCGCCGACGTCGACCTCGCCGACCTCGACAACTTCACCGACGGCGTCACCCCCTGGCGCATGTTCCACACCCTGCGCCACGAGGACCCGGTCCACTGGCAGCCGGAAGAGGCCCCCAACTCGGGCTTCTGGGCGGTCACCCGGCACGAGGACATCGCACGCGTCGACCGCGACGCCGAGACGTTCACCTCCACCAAATTCGTCAACCTCGAAGAGGTCGACGACGACCAGATCAAGAAGCGCGCCTCCATCCTGGAACTCGACGGCGTGCGTCACCGCGCGATGCGCAGCCTGCTCCAGCGCCAGTTCGGCGCGAGCGTCATCAACAGCTACACCGATTTCCTGCGCGGGCTGACCGCCAAGACCCTGGACACGGCGCTCGCCAAGGGCAGCTTCGACTTCGTCCAGGAGGTCTCCGCCGACTTCCCCATCAACGTACTGGCCCGCCTCCTCGACGTGCCGCCGGAGGACAACCAGCAGCTCATCGACTGGGGCAACCGGATCATCGGCAACACCGACCCCGACTACGCGGACGTGCTCCTCGGGAGCGAGGAGAGCGAGAAGTACCGCGACCTGCCGTTCCGCTCCCCCGCCTCCCTCGAAGTCTTCGAGTACGGACGCGAGTTGGCCCGTCAGCGACGCGGCGGCCACGGCACCGACCTGGTCTCCAAGCTCGTCAACGAGACCCCCCGCGACGGACTGCCGCTGTCCGGGCAGGACTTCGACAACTACTTCCTGCTCCTCGTGGTCGCCGGCAACGAGACCACACGCCACACCATCACGCACTCCATGCTGGCCCTGCTCCAGCACCCCGAGCAGCTGGCCCGCCTCCAGGAGGACCCCTCCCTGATCCCGACGGCGGTCGAGGAGTTCCTGCGCTGGGCGTCCCCCGTCTACCACTTCCGCCGCACCGCGACCCGCGACGTCGAACTCGGCGGCAAGCAGGTCAAGGAGGGCGACAAGGTCGTCATGTGGTACGCCTCCGGCAACCGTGACGAGAAGGTCTTCGGCAACCCGTACAACTTCGACGTCGCCCGCACGGACAACGACCACGTCACCTTCGGCAAGGGAAGCCCGCACCTGTGCCTGGGCAACCTCCTTGCCCGCACCGAGATCCGCATCATGTTCGAGGAGCTGATCCCGCGCCTGGCCGGCATCCGCCTCACCGGCGACGTCCCACGCGTCCGCTCCAACTTCGTCAACGGAATCAAGAAGCTCCCCGTCGAGGTCACCCTCGCCTGA
- a CDS encoding 3,4-dihydroxyphenylacetate 2,3-dioxygenase, translated as MGEIVGAGLLAHVPTVVLPQETRLELNEGKEITLVTGLNELRREVFEGDAAQEYDTVVVLDSHWATTVEFVVTAQQRRAGLFTSEELPRGMCRMPYDFPGDPELAENIAGFADKHGTWITAIDDPYLPIYYATTNLWKFLGEGLPDKKWVTIGVCQTGDMEDHLRLGRALADGIAATPGRRVLLIASGALSHTFWPLRQLRDHESSDPAHIFTAEAREADHERIAWFKEGRHDKVIDTMDAFWKFKPEAKFFHYLMMAGALGERACVARARQYGEYENSIGTGQVHLWFDRPAGGWTGDGLSAHPAPHNPHSRA; from the coding sequence ATGGGTGAGATCGTCGGGGCGGGGCTGCTCGCCCATGTGCCCACCGTCGTGCTCCCGCAGGAGACGCGCCTGGAACTGAACGAGGGCAAGGAGATCACCCTCGTCACCGGTCTGAACGAACTGCGGCGCGAGGTCTTCGAGGGGGATGCCGCCCAGGAGTACGACACCGTCGTCGTCCTGGACTCGCACTGGGCCACCACCGTCGAATTCGTCGTCACCGCGCAGCAGCGCCGGGCCGGGCTCTTCACCTCCGAAGAGCTGCCGCGCGGCATGTGCCGGATGCCCTACGACTTCCCGGGCGACCCCGAACTCGCCGAGAACATAGCCGGGTTCGCGGACAAGCACGGCACCTGGATCACCGCGATCGACGACCCGTACCTGCCGATCTACTACGCCACGACCAACCTGTGGAAGTTCCTCGGCGAGGGCCTGCCCGACAAGAAGTGGGTCACCATCGGCGTCTGCCAGACCGGTGACATGGAGGACCACCTGCGCCTCGGACGAGCGCTCGCCGACGGCATCGCCGCCACCCCGGGCCGCCGCGTCCTGCTCATCGCCTCTGGCGCCCTGTCGCACACCTTCTGGCCGCTGCGGCAACTGCGCGACCACGAATCGAGCGACCCCGCGCACATCTTCACCGCCGAGGCGCGCGAGGCCGACCACGAACGCATCGCCTGGTTCAAGGAAGGCCGTCACGACAAGGTCATCGACACGATGGACGCGTTCTGGAAGTTCAAGCCCGAGGCCAAGTTCTTCCACTACCTGATGATGGCGGGCGCCCTCGGCGAGCGCGCCTGCGTCGCCAGGGCGCGCCAGTACGGCGAGTACGAGAACTCGATCGGCACCGGCCAGGTCCACCTGTGGTTCGACCGCCCCGCCGGCGGCTGGACCGGCGACGGCCTGTCCGCACACCCCGCACCGCACAACCCCCACAGCCGCGCCTAG
- a CDS encoding glutamine synthetase family protein, with protein sequence MSAQDTPEVRTAMDRLAADGIDVVRVTYPDLIGTDRARDVLLDHLPSACDHGLAFCRAVYHTTPQGDVVPVRGGLDAGLPDVTVRPDLATARGLPWEPGVAWCLGETTDPATGSPSPESPRDLLRSVLTRCEEAGLRPVVGPELEYFLLEQDTAAPTGWRRYGQGVAGVVYTAGLRADADNHLLPTLRALRDLDIGVISANHEFDAGQFEINLTHSEAMDAADRAFLFKSAVKEIARKEGKLATFMAKPFNDAGGSGFHLHFSGEATGDSVAEEGRNVFDDPSGAYGLSDTARHAIAGILAHAPALAALLNPTVNSYKRFGPDTLAPWLIDWGLDNRSAMVRIPPERGSGARLELRLGDASANPYLATAALCAAALLGIQDGKEPPAPLQGYGYDPEKSQMLPTTLPAALDALEADDALTEVLGKDFTESFLTYKRDEVDRFNHHVTDWEFTEYSYHL encoded by the coding sequence GTGAGCGCTCAAGACACCCCAGAAGTCCGCACCGCCATGGACCGGCTCGCCGCCGACGGCATCGACGTGGTCCGGGTGACGTATCCCGACCTGATCGGCACCGACCGCGCCCGTGACGTCCTGCTCGACCATCTGCCCTCGGCCTGCGACCACGGCCTCGCCTTCTGCCGCGCCGTCTACCACACCACCCCGCAGGGCGACGTGGTCCCGGTCAGGGGCGGCCTCGACGCGGGCCTCCCCGACGTGACCGTACGACCCGACCTCGCCACCGCCCGCGGTCTGCCCTGGGAGCCGGGCGTCGCCTGGTGCCTGGGCGAGACGACCGACCCCGCCACCGGCTCCCCCAGCCCGGAGTCCCCGCGCGACCTGCTGCGCTCGGTGCTCACCCGCTGCGAAGAAGCCGGTCTGCGACCTGTCGTCGGCCCCGAGCTCGAGTACTTCCTGCTCGAACAGGACACGGCCGCGCCGACCGGCTGGCGCCGCTACGGACAGGGCGTCGCCGGAGTCGTCTACACGGCCGGACTGCGCGCCGACGCGGACAACCACCTGCTGCCCACCCTGCGCGCGCTGCGCGATCTCGACATCGGCGTCATCAGCGCGAACCACGAGTTCGACGCGGGCCAGTTCGAGATCAACCTGACCCACTCGGAAGCGATGGACGCCGCCGACCGCGCCTTCCTCTTCAAGTCCGCGGTCAAGGAAATCGCCCGCAAGGAAGGGAAGTTGGCCACCTTCATGGCCAAGCCCTTCAACGACGCCGGAGGCTCCGGCTTCCACCTCCACTTCTCCGGCGAAGCCACCGGTGACTCCGTCGCCGAAGAGGGCCGTAACGTCTTCGACGACCCCTCAGGCGCCTACGGCTTGTCGGACACGGCCCGGCACGCCATCGCCGGCATCCTCGCCCACGCACCCGCGCTCGCGGCCCTGCTCAACCCGACCGTGAACTCGTACAAGCGCTTCGGACCCGACACCCTCGCGCCGTGGCTGATCGACTGGGGCCTCGACAACCGCAGCGCCATGGTCCGCATCCCGCCCGAGCGTGGCTCCGGCGCCCGCCTGGAGCTCCGGCTCGGCGACGCCAGCGCCAACCCCTATCTCGCGACCGCGGCGCTCTGCGCCGCCGCGCTCCTCGGCATCCAGGACGGCAAGGAGCCGCCGGCACCCCTGCAGGGCTACGGCTACGACCCCGAGAAGTCCCAGATGCTGCCGACGACCCTGCCCGCCGCACTCGACGCCCTCGAAGCGGACGACGCGCTGACCGAGGTCCTCGGCAAGGACTTCACCGAGTCCTTCCTCACCTACAAGCGCGACGAGGTCGACCGCTTCAACCACCACGTCACGGACTGGGAGTTCACCGAGTACTCCTACCACCTCTGA
- a CDS encoding ABC transporter ATP-binding protein yields the protein MTNMALETDALGKRYGRTWALQECSLHLPAGRIAGLAGPNGAGKSTLLHLAVGLLRPDTGQVRVFGQDPRDNTAVLREVGFVAQDTPLYRDFTAADLITLGGKLNSRWDAAFARERIGQLDIPLKKPVGKLSGGQRAQVALALAMAKRPRLLLLDEPVAALDPLARREFMQALMGVVAESGTTVLLSSHLVADLERVCDYLIVLQKAQVRLVGAIDELLDEHRTLVGPRTEPDAVPMEGPAQVVNASHTDRQSTLLVRTKGRPVDDPAWTRHEVTLEDLVLAYLHTADTRAARTVSEVTA from the coding sequence ATGACGAACATGGCGTTGGAGACCGACGCACTCGGAAAGCGGTACGGGCGCACATGGGCACTCCAGGAGTGCTCCCTGCACCTGCCCGCCGGCCGGATCGCCGGTCTCGCCGGACCCAACGGAGCGGGCAAGTCCACCCTCCTGCACCTCGCCGTCGGACTGCTGCGGCCCGACACCGGACAGGTGCGCGTCTTCGGCCAGGATCCGCGTGACAACACCGCTGTCCTGCGGGAGGTCGGATTCGTGGCCCAGGACACGCCGCTCTACCGCGACTTCACCGCCGCGGACCTCATCACCCTCGGCGGAAAGCTCAACAGCCGCTGGGACGCCGCCTTCGCCCGTGAGCGGATCGGTCAACTCGACATTCCGCTCAAGAAGCCGGTCGGGAAACTCTCCGGCGGGCAGCGCGCCCAGGTGGCACTGGCGCTGGCCATGGCCAAGCGGCCCCGTCTGCTGCTGCTCGACGAGCCGGTCGCGGCGCTCGACCCCCTGGCGCGACGGGAGTTCATGCAGGCGCTGATGGGCGTGGTCGCCGAGAGCGGCACGACAGTGCTGCTGTCCTCACACCTGGTGGCGGACCTGGAACGGGTCTGCGACTACCTGATCGTGCTGCAGAAGGCACAGGTCCGTCTGGTCGGGGCGATCGACGAGCTGCTCGACGAACACCGGACGTTGGTCGGTCCGCGCACCGAGCCGGACGCTGTCCCGATGGAGGGCCCGGCCCAGGTCGTCAACGCCAGCCACACCGATCGCCAGTCCACGCTGCTCGTCCGCACGAAGGGACGCCCCGTCGACGACCCGGCCTGGACCCGGCACGAGGTGACTCTGGAAGACCTCGTCCTCGCCTACCTCCACACGGCCGACACCCGTGCGGCGCGCACCGTTTCGGAGGTGACCGCATGA
- a CDS encoding ABC transporter permease, giving the protein MIWLTWKQHRKQALFAGIGLAALAAIMIPTGLRMHDAFDNSGLGACLSNLGTDVLAANKAVDRCNALSTQFQNEFKDLSFVGILFVILPLLVGLFLGAPLISREVEHGTHRFVWTQGVSRLRWALVKFGLVGVVTALLAVVYALGVSWWYEPLAANGNGRFGYLWFDVQGIAPIGYTLFAVSLGIFAGTFARRVLPAMAVTLAGFAVVRIAVETLGRSHYMPAKTLNYGLASSQGPNPASSDWILSQGLRDGAGKLVRENAQVGCPPSNELKGDASSCLDQMAHQGLGPGSHNWQLYQPGDRFWAFQSIETGIFLALAALLVFLAVRRIRHIA; this is encoded by the coding sequence ATGATCTGGCTGACGTGGAAGCAGCATCGCAAGCAAGCGCTGTTCGCCGGGATCGGGCTGGCCGCACTCGCCGCGATCATGATTCCCACCGGCCTGCGGATGCACGACGCCTTCGACAACTCCGGCCTGGGCGCGTGCCTTTCGAACCTGGGCACGGACGTGCTGGCCGCGAACAAGGCCGTGGACCGCTGCAACGCCCTCAGTACTCAGTTCCAGAACGAGTTCAAGGATCTGTCGTTCGTCGGCATCCTCTTCGTGATCCTGCCGCTGCTGGTGGGGTTGTTCCTCGGCGCACCGCTGATCTCCCGCGAAGTCGAACACGGCACGCACCGGTTCGTGTGGACGCAGGGCGTCAGCCGCCTGCGGTGGGCGCTCGTCAAGTTCGGCCTGGTGGGTGTCGTCACGGCCCTCCTCGCAGTGGTCTACGCCCTGGGGGTGTCCTGGTGGTACGAGCCGCTGGCCGCCAACGGCAACGGGCGATTCGGCTACCTCTGGTTCGACGTGCAGGGCATCGCGCCGATCGGCTACACCCTCTTCGCCGTGTCGCTGGGCATCTTCGCCGGCACCTTCGCGCGCCGGGTCCTGCCGGCCATGGCGGTCACCCTCGCCGGATTCGCCGTCGTACGTATCGCCGTCGAAACCCTCGGCCGGTCCCACTACATGCCCGCCAAAACCCTGAACTACGGCCTGGCGAGCTCCCAGGGACCGAACCCCGCGTCGAGCGACTGGATTCTCAGCCAGGGGTTGCGCGACGGCGCCGGGAAGCTCGTGAGGGAGAACGCCCAGGTGGGGTGCCCGCCCTCCAACGAGCTCAAGGGCGACGCGAGTTCGTGCCTGGACCAGATGGCGCATCAGGGCCTGGGGCCGGGTTCCCACAACTGGCAGCTCTACCAGCCCGGCGACAGGTTCTGGGCCTTCCAGAGCATCGAGACGGGCATCTTCCTCGCTCTGGCGGCGCTCCTGGTCTTCCTCGCCGTGCGCCGGATCCGTCACATCGCCTGA
- a CDS encoding aldehyde dehydrogenase, with protein MSEHTLTVAGVTVDTRHWIGGERVASADTFVDVSPIDGSVIGEIARGTAAEASAAVAAARAAFPGWAATPRAERARILHAVADAVEKRVEDLSIVETHDNGALLRSHRRGVMPRVAHNFRFFADWLLGLGHDDFDTRGHTNHVSWDPAGPCVLITPWNAPLMLASWKIAPALAAGNTVILKPAEWSPLTASLFADIAAEAGLPAGVLNVVQGYGVEAGSALVSNPDVRRISFTGSVPTAKTIAAAAAANLVPASFELGGKSPLLVFADADLDLAVDLAVEQYDNAGQVCLAATRILVEETIAEEFTRRFAEKASALRQGDPRDESTDIGPNIHTRQLEKIDGFVQRALAAGARAVIGGRRGEGQYYAPTLLTDVAQDSEIVQEEVFGPVLTLQTFADEDEAVRLANDTRFGLAATVATGDRGRAERVTDRLVAGTVWVNCFFVRDLQAPFGGSRHSGVGREGGTWSFDFYCDLKNTVTAPKGWRDHG; from the coding sequence ATGAGCGAACACACCCTCACCGTGGCCGGTGTCACCGTCGACACCCGGCACTGGATCGGCGGCGAACGCGTCGCCTCCGCCGACACCTTCGTGGACGTCTCGCCGATCGACGGGAGCGTCATCGGCGAGATCGCCCGCGGTACGGCGGCAGAAGCGTCGGCCGCCGTTGCCGCGGCCCGCGCCGCCTTCCCCGGCTGGGCGGCCACCCCGCGCGCCGAACGGGCGCGGATCCTGCACGCCGTCGCCGACGCCGTCGAGAAGCGCGTCGAAGACCTCTCGATCGTCGAGACCCACGACAACGGCGCTCTGCTGCGCTCGCACCGGCGCGGTGTGATGCCACGCGTGGCACACAACTTCCGCTTCTTCGCCGACTGGCTCCTCGGCCTCGGCCACGACGACTTCGACACCCGCGGCCACACCAACCACGTCAGCTGGGACCCGGCGGGCCCCTGCGTGCTGATCACCCCGTGGAACGCACCGCTGATGCTGGCCAGCTGGAAGATCGCCCCGGCGCTCGCCGCGGGCAACACCGTGATCCTCAAGCCTGCCGAGTGGTCGCCCCTCACCGCCTCCCTGTTCGCCGACATCGCCGCCGAGGCCGGACTGCCCGCCGGGGTCCTGAACGTCGTGCAGGGCTACGGCGTCGAGGCCGGCAGCGCGCTCGTCTCGAACCCCGACGTGCGCCGCATCAGCTTCACCGGATCGGTGCCCACCGCGAAGACCATCGCCGCGGCGGCAGCCGCCAACCTGGTGCCCGCCAGCTTCGAACTCGGCGGAAAGTCACCGCTGTTGGTGTTCGCGGACGCCGACCTCGACCTGGCGGTCGACCTGGCCGTGGAGCAGTACGACAACGCCGGACAGGTGTGCCTGGCCGCCACCCGCATCCTCGTCGAGGAGACGATCGCGGAGGAGTTCACGCGGCGCTTCGCCGAGAAGGCATCGGCCCTGCGGCAGGGAGATCCGCGCGACGAGAGTACCGACATCGGCCCCAACATCCACACCCGCCAGCTGGAGAAGATCGACGGCTTCGTGCAGCGGGCCCTCGCAGCCGGGGCCCGAGCCGTCATCGGCGGCCGACGGGGCGAAGGTCAGTACTACGCGCCGACCCTGCTCACCGATGTCGCCCAGGACTCCGAGATCGTCCAGGAAGAGGTCTTCGGCCCCGTCCTGACACTGCAGACGTTCGCCGACGAGGACGAGGCGGTCCGCCTGGCCAACGACACCCGCTTCGGGCTCGCCGCCACCGTCGCCACCGGAGACCGCGGTCGCGCCGAGCGCGTCACCGACCGTCTCGTAGCCGGCACGGTCTGGGTCAACTGCTTCTTCGTACGCGACCTCCAGGCGCCCTTCGGCGGCTCCCGGCACTCCGGGGTGGGCCGCGAGGGAGGCACCTGGAGCTTCGACTTCTACTGCGACCTCAAGAACACCGTGACGGCGCCGAAGGGCTGGCGGGACCATGGGTGA
- a CDS encoding GntR family transcriptional regulator: MIEFVLDGRSRVATYMQLVLQVRQALRVGLAEPGDQLPKVRQVAQSLAINPNTVLKAYRELELEGLAEGRPGVGTFLVGTLAGPALAHQAGLREDLLAWLHKARAAGLGREDITALIDTTLRTTLDAPPAEDVS, from the coding sequence GTGATCGAGTTCGTACTTGACGGCCGTTCACGGGTGGCCACCTACATGCAACTTGTGCTCCAGGTGCGCCAGGCTCTGCGGGTCGGTCTCGCCGAGCCCGGGGACCAGCTGCCCAAGGTGCGACAGGTGGCTCAGTCGCTGGCGATCAATCCGAACACGGTGTTGAAGGCGTACCGCGAGCTCGAACTCGAAGGACTGGCGGAGGGACGCCCCGGCGTGGGCACGTTCCTCGTAGGCACCCTCGCCGGCCCGGCCCTGGCCCACCAGGCCGGGCTGCGCGAGGACCTGCTCGCCTGGCTGCACAAGGCCCGGGCCGCGGGTCTGGGCCGCGAGGACATCACCGCGCTGATCGACACCACTCTGCGCACCACGCTCGACGCACCGCCGGCCGAGGACGTCTCGTGA